DNA from Clarias gariepinus isolate MV-2021 ecotype Netherlands chromosome 23, CGAR_prim_01v2, whole genome shotgun sequence:
AGATCAGTTCCACAGTAACAgagctatacagtatatacagtaaggtaGTCTGAgtagatacagtatacagtatatgaggtatatacatatatatgttatacagtatgtaaggtaGTCAGAGTAGAGTGGTTCTGCAGTATAACActagatactgtagataatgCATTCTTAGGTGATGTTGAGACATAAACATATAAGCAGTCATCATTTTTGTGACCGGTTTTGGTGACGGTTTCCTGTTACATGCCCAAGCAGGAAATGTGCTGATTTACTATATAAAAACCCTGAGCTACAACAGTTGCCTTTAATGACCCATGATCTCAGTGTTTCTGTAagagagataataataataataataataataataagctgtGAAACAAAAGAGTATAAGGCGTGTGAAGTTTTCCATGAACTGTTCTTCGAAGTTGGAacatatgaggggtgttcaagtcaaaccgggacttttgactgctgaataacaaaacacatttatgagAGTAATAAACTCAtaacctttatttctccatataatctcctgctacactcaTCTCAAAGTTTCACATCTAAAACTCTGGCTTCCCATTGAACTCCAAACATGGCGAAATCACTCGAAACAAGGTCAGgactagggttagggttagggttacactTTTGAAATCATATTCTTATTATTGAATTTATATATTGCTAATAGAGTCAGGAAGTTCAATGTTAATACTGTAATGGCTTTTTAAGAGACAAATTGTGAAAGGTACCATTTCTTCAACGAGAATTtcttacattatatattattatttgtaaagcaAAATCGTGCACACTTCCAGCTTATGTTTGTACTATTTTCGGCCCCAGCTTTGGAGGATAGCAGCTGTTCACCTCCAGGTGGTTGATTTTTAATATATCTCGAGCTTTTACAGATCCGGggaaaattgttttttttttatttgcagtgcACTTTGGACAAAGATATTAACGCTTCCAAATTTTGTACATGTTAATATCCACTAAAGAGTTTCATTAAGAAAGTGTTAAAGGCGGCGGGATGTTGTATTTAAATAACGTTATGGATTCATACAGACCTACGTGAATACATGTGGAAATGTATTGTATTTGAATTCTGgaataaaaaatcttatttttaatttgttgttgttgttgttttttaatgttgagTATTTATAATTTGTAAAGTTGCCGTCTTGGCTACTGTAGGTCTTGACCAGGTGTACCCTATATGGCAACAGTATTGCCTGATGACCTGTTTCAGCAGTATTAGAGCACCCTGCTACACCGTGAAGAATTGTttgagaaatatactgtatcaaaATGTTTAAGCCATCAAATTCCTCAGATTTCTATTCTCAGcccaatccatggaggcccacCATGGCATCACAAGGTTGGACCTTCACCATATTATTCAGGTGGTTGTAATATTATAaatgatactgtacatgtgaacaCCTTCACATATTGTTTCCATGATCATTCATGGGAAGAATCTTTTCTATCTCAAACGTCACACTGAGGTGTCCGAACATGTTCTGTTGCATAGTCGAACGTTTTAAGTGACTTCCACAGAAATTTGCAGGCTGGAAAATGCCtcagcttttttcttttgtagtaCACAGGGTGTTACGTataagtttctgtaatgtgcaagtgttgttcatgaatgattgtgtgagcAGATCCTACAGATAGTCTGCGACAGATTTTCATTCGTTTTAAAcaattaacctttttttgtaaaatttggTATTGAACATGTTAACCTGAAATAAGTTGAGAATGTaatctgatttctttttcattctctGTCCTGATCTTTAGCTACAAGCGAGTGGTGACACCGAGGCGAGCTGGGACAGCGGTAATTGTTTGCTGGCTGTTGGCCCTCATCGTTGGCTTGATTCCCATGCTCGGCTGGAACAACCTGGGGAAACTCAACCAAACCAACAACTCTCAGGGACCCGACATGGTCACCTGCAAGTTCGAGAAAGTTGTCAGCATGGAGTACATGGTCTACTTCAACTTTTTCGGCTGTATGCTGCCTCCGCTCGTCCTCATGCTCGTCATCTACTTCGAGATTTTCTACATGATCCACAAGCAGCTTAACAAGAATCTCAATAAGGCAGCCAGCCAAGCTGATCCCAGACGTTATTACGGAAAAGAGCTCAAACTGGCCAAATCTCTCGCTCTGGTGCTTTTTTTCTTCGCCATTAGCTGGTTACCCCTGCACATACTGAACTGCATTACACTGTTTTTTCCcgaacataaaaatgtgaaccTCATCTACGTGGCCATCTTTCTTACTCATGGCAACTCGGCCGTCAACCCGGTCATATACGCTTTCCGCATCAAGAAATTTCGTGTTGCTTTCATCAGGATCTGGGAGCACTATGTGTGCTGCAAGAAAAGGAACCGGTTGCCCAGTAAAGCCACCCGACGAAAGGACTGTCCGGAGATGCGACGAAACAATGACATTTGACTAAGCGACAGTAGGAAAACAAACATAGCTGGCCAAATGGATTATTCTAGTAaaatacttactgtacagtatgtacaataaCTTTTACTAACAATAACATCCAGGTCTGAGATCCTGGGATGCCATGACTTATATTTCCTCGCATGAGGATATTCAGATGAAGCAGCATATTGTCTAAACGTGTggtgaaaatatttacattacacAGGAGGAAAAAGTGCCATAAGTCCATAACTGCTTGTGTTGGTGGAGAAACTACATGCTGTACAGCACTGGCATCTGTCGATCGTGTTTGTCTGTGATTCTCCAGTTTTAAATGAGATTTCCAAGCTTTATAAGAACATCAACTTTTAAAGTGCTTATAGTCACACCAGGCCTTGCACAGATCAGGACATGGGTCCGTATTTAATCTTTAAAGAAATTACACTGTAGCATCAATCATGCAGAcgagtgtatgtgtatgaattGGGATTAAGTTTCCTTTAAGAaggcaaatttaaataaataaaatgtaagtcaagTCTTAACTGTCCTAACGCAGTACTGTTATATAATTtggatttaattgtttttacaagTTACTCATCTCAACGTGTTATGGCAACCACCGGAAAATTAATGTGAACTTCTGATATGTGAAAGTGTAGACCACCCACGTGATTTCTGATATTTACAACGCTGTAAGCAGAAAAACATAAGTTAACTGTTCGATAACAGGCAAAACATAACCATGAATTATTCTGGTTTGAAACATACTAATAAAGCCCTGATAGTGTTTTTAGTAATAGTTCTGCTACTGTGATGCACTTCTGTATTCCATCACATCCATCATATTTACCATCACATAATTTCCCCCCCACAGTTAACATGTCTTTCTGAATTGCATATTGAGgaaaaacacactaaaaatattcacttattAGACCTAAtcttatgtatgtacagtatttataccaAAATGTACTTTCTTTAACATAAAGGAAAAGTCCGTGCAAATGTGCTTTCAGATGTTTATCAGGAAATGCAGCCCCAGCCGGAAAGCCTAATCTATTTCAAGATAgctaaccaaaaaaaataaaaaatgaaatgaaaaaaaaaatgtgagaaagagagagagaccataGTAACCACTGGTGCAAACTGTGATGTTCAAAATAACCTCTGGCAAGAGTTTTGGGTTTTAGTTTCACAGGATGTGTAAAGAGTGtcatgaaatgtttttgtttttttgtcacacttacagttgtgttcaaaataatagcagtgtgttgaaaaaagtgagtaaagctccatatccatatgataacttttcatttaaatcacattGGACACTCTGCACGTTCTGTTCTGAattaaacataaagtaaaatgtgCTGAAGGTATTATTAGTTTacaaaaagtgaagaaaaacaaatattagtctgttcaaaaaaatagcagtgtcatcattcatctttacaaagtgatgacttgaagtttaatctttcttgtgcatctcagaattaatatttagttgtataaccatgctttctgagaactgcttcacatctgtgctgCATGGAGTCAACCAACTTCTGGCATTCCAGCccaagaaacagcatttttgtctcagaaacagcatttttaatgtcagttggattagggtctggggattgggctggccactccataacgttaatcttgttggtctggaaccaagatgctgctcgctcactggtgtgtttggggtcgttgtcttgtttcaagggcatttcctcttctgcataaggcaacatgacctctaagtattctgatgtacttagattgatccatgatccctgaaacgtgataaataggcccaacatcATAGTATGAAAAGCATCCCCATATCttgatgcttgtgcctccatgcttcactctcttcacagtgtactgtggcttgaattcagtgtttgggggttacctgacaaactgtctgttCTTGCTAAtagctttctggttttggtcttcattttaaagcatttggtatcattttagcagagcaggatatcattttctgcacttctttgtatgtcttccttttgaatcaaagtatgctgttctgaacaatgtctggaacgacccattttattttcagagagaaatgcacagaaCAACCTTTACTGCATTTATTCTTGAGTTTTTTTGATCCTTGAATTTGTTTGTCTGATCCTTGTAtgttttcacagaataatttacctctctaattgaactccacactgctattattttgaacacgcccctttttaattaatgattcaattacacagaatcaggtgcatgCAAGTCATGACTATTGGGTCTCttggttttctattactccaTTACACCTACAAGTTTGTAGTGTTGGACTGCAGtgttggactgctattattttaaacactactgtacatggttCCGATCATCGACCTCATTTAACATTACACAAATATAACCTGAGTAATAACAAAATGCAGTCTTTAAACAATGATTTGATTCATTAAGAGAAAAAGCTATTCAAACCTACCTactctatgtgaaaaagtaattgcccccttgttaaatcatgaataaactgTGATTTACATTGGAAATctcacttgccacacccaggcctgattactccCAGACCTTTTAAATCAAGAAATCCCCTAAATATAACTCTAAATTGATACTCCTGCAAACCACGGTGAGAACACTCTTTCCTCACACTTGTTGCCTCATATCCTCAACCTGTGTTGCCTTACTGCCTTTGTAGAACTTAGATTTAGGTGTGGGCAGaatagtgttttttgttttttttgttttttttaaatgtatgaagTTTACACCCAAGTAACAATGTCTTGTGACTTTAGCACATTCATATTAATACAATTCATAGATGTTCCATATAATTTCCAGAAGTGTAATGGTGGTTGAACGTGGAAATGCTGACAGGTGCAAATGCAAAACGACCTAGATGCGTAAAGATCTCGAATACACATCAAAGCAGTATATACATGCAAACTACAACTAGCAAGAATTCCCAAATAGACGCAAAATTGCTCCAAATTGCACTACTAAATAGACTCAAAGATTTCATCCTACATGAATATtgaatatattgtatttttttccccaccaaaAATATGAAATCTAATACCAATTCCTACACAGCACCTCATTCAGCCACAGTAAATgtcaaataatgttttttc
Protein-coding regions in this window:
- the LOC128511112 gene encoding adenosine receptor A1-like; protein product: MTNGPDPPPAYYIGMEVVIALASVLGNVMVVWAVKINRSLRDTTFYFVVSLALADIAVGALAIPLAITISTGLKTHFYSCLMVACIMLVLTQSSILALLAIAIDRYLRVKIPLSYKRVVTPRRAGTAVIVCWLLALIVGLIPMLGWNNLGKLNQTNNSQGPDMVTCKFEKVVSMEYMVYFNFFGCMLPPLVLMLVIYFEIFYMIHKQLNKNLNKAASQADPRRYYGKELKLAKSLALVLFFFAISWLPLHILNCITLFFPEHKNVNLIYVAIFLTHGNSAVNPVIYAFRIKKFRVAFIRIWEHYVCCKKRNRLPSKATRRKDCPEMRRNNDI